In one window of Corallococcus macrosporus DNA:
- a CDS encoding HAD hydrolase-like protein, translating to MGYRLIIFDFDGTLADSADWFRGVFNDVALRYGFRAVSAEELESLRGQDSRAIIARLGVPMWKMPFIASHMRKLLARDAHRIPLFPGVEAMLEQLQARGLTLAVVSSNSEENVRRVLGPVMSARIRHYACGAGIFGKRAKFRKVLKAAGVRPAEALSVGDEVRDIEAAAAEGIATAAVTWGYATEELLRSRAPTLVFTRLEDLLLAAG from the coding sequence ACGGGACGCTCGCGGACAGCGCGGACTGGTTTCGCGGTGTCTTCAACGACGTGGCGCTCCGCTATGGCTTTCGCGCCGTGAGCGCGGAGGAGCTGGAGTCGCTGCGCGGGCAGGACAGCCGGGCCATCATCGCGAGGCTCGGCGTGCCCATGTGGAAGATGCCGTTCATCGCCTCGCACATGCGCAAGCTCCTCGCGCGGGACGCGCACCGCATCCCGCTCTTCCCGGGCGTGGAGGCGATGCTCGAACAATTGCAGGCACGGGGCCTCACCCTCGCCGTGGTGAGCTCCAATTCAGAGGAGAACGTGCGGCGCGTGCTGGGGCCGGTGATGTCCGCGCGCATCCGCCACTACGCCTGCGGCGCGGGCATCTTCGGAAAGCGAGCGAAGTTCCGGAAGGTGCTGAAGGCAGCGGGCGTGCGTCCCGCCGAGGCCCTCTCGGTGGGCGACGAGGTGCGCGACATCGAGGCCGCGGCGGCCGAGGGCATCGCCACCGCCGCGGTGACGTGGGGCTACGCGACGGAGGAGCTGCTGCGCTCGCGCGCGCCCACGCTCGTCTTCACCCGTCTGGAGGACCTGCTGCTTGCGGCAGGGTGA
- a CDS encoding GNAT family N-acetyltransferase, protein MTPSSLDWQWKRFGELTLEELYRLLALRSKVFVVEQKSLYLDADGLDAACFHLLGTLPGTGQLGAYLRALPPGLKFPEASLGRVVTAPALRGQRQGHGLVERGLRFLAERFPGAPVRIGAQAYLQRFYEGFGFVAVSDIYDEDGIPHLDMRRG, encoded by the coding sequence ATGACCCCCAGCTCTCTCGACTGGCAGTGGAAGCGCTTCGGTGAGCTCACGCTCGAGGAGCTGTACCGGCTGCTCGCGCTGCGCTCCAAGGTCTTCGTGGTCGAGCAGAAGAGCCTCTATCTCGATGCGGACGGCCTGGACGCCGCGTGCTTCCACCTGCTGGGGACCCTTCCGGGCACGGGGCAGTTGGGCGCCTACCTGCGCGCACTGCCGCCGGGCCTCAAGTTCCCCGAGGCGAGCCTGGGCCGCGTCGTCACCGCGCCGGCGCTGCGCGGGCAACGGCAGGGCCACGGTCTGGTGGAGCGCGGCCTGCGGTTCCTCGCCGAGCGCTTCCCGGGCGCGCCCGTGCGCATCGGGGCTCAGGCCTACCTGCAGCGCTTCTACGAGGGCTTCGGCTTCGTGGCCGTGAGCGACATCTACGACGAGGACGGCATCCCGCACCTCGACATGCGCAGGGGCTAG
- a CDS encoding M20 family peptidase has protein sequence MKRVLLVLLTLVLLLAGVLVVRTLRFASRQVSAEPAEPFAVDASAAAGRLAEALRHRTIAASDGMRAEDAAFDALHAQLVTGFPRVHARLEHEAVGAHSHLYTWKGSEPGLRPVLLMGHLDVVPAEAEATWSHPPFGGVVADGFIHGRGTLDDKGSVLAILEAVEGLLAQDYRPRRTVMLAFGADEEVGGHDGAERVAQRLRERGVRLESVLDEGGPIGVGLVPGVAAPVALVGVAEKGSARVELKVRSAGGHASMPPPQTAANVLARALVRLEERPFKPELRGGTRALFEYVGPEMNFGMRLLFANTWLFAPLIERQMAGAPSTNASIRTTTAATMLEGSPKPNVLPSQARAVLNVRLLPGDSLEDVLAHVHDVVDDPRVEVAAEGDEASPVSSLDTEGWRQLQRSIRQTFPDVLVGPFLTVAATDARYFHSLSDSVYRFVPVRLTREDLARMHGRDERLSVEEHAAAIRFYAQYLRNTTR, from the coding sequence ATGAAGCGCGTCCTCCTCGTCCTGCTGACCCTCGTGCTCCTTCTCGCGGGCGTCCTCGTCGTCCGCACGCTGCGCTTCGCTTCGCGGCAGGTGTCCGCCGAGCCCGCGGAGCCCTTCGCGGTGGACGCCTCCGCCGCGGCGGGCCGGCTCGCCGAGGCGCTGCGGCACCGCACCATCGCCGCCTCCGACGGCATGCGCGCGGAGGACGCCGCGTTCGACGCCCTGCACGCGCAGCTCGTCACCGGGTTTCCCCGCGTGCACGCGCGGCTGGAGCACGAGGCCGTGGGCGCGCACTCGCACCTGTATACGTGGAAGGGCTCGGAGCCCGGCCTGCGGCCCGTGCTGCTGATGGGCCACCTGGACGTGGTGCCCGCGGAGGCGGAGGCCACCTGGAGCCACCCGCCCTTCGGCGGTGTCGTGGCGGACGGCTTCATCCACGGGCGTGGGACGCTGGATGACAAGGGCAGCGTGCTGGCCATCCTGGAGGCCGTGGAGGGGCTGCTCGCGCAGGACTACCGCCCTCGCCGCACGGTGATGCTCGCCTTCGGCGCGGACGAGGAGGTGGGCGGACACGACGGCGCCGAGCGCGTGGCCCAGCGGCTGCGCGAGCGGGGCGTGCGCCTGGAGTCGGTGCTGGACGAGGGAGGTCCCATCGGCGTGGGGCTCGTGCCCGGCGTGGCCGCGCCGGTGGCGTTGGTGGGCGTGGCGGAGAAGGGCTCGGCGCGCGTGGAGCTGAAGGTGCGCAGCGCGGGCGGGCACGCATCCATGCCGCCGCCCCAGACGGCCGCGAACGTCCTGGCCCGGGCCCTGGTGCGGCTGGAGGAGCGCCCCTTCAAGCCGGAGCTGCGCGGCGGCACGCGGGCGCTGTTCGAGTACGTGGGGCCGGAGATGAACTTCGGCATGCGCCTGCTCTTCGCCAACACCTGGCTCTTCGCGCCCCTCATCGAGCGGCAGATGGCCGGGGCGCCCTCCACGAACGCCAGCATCCGCACCACCACCGCGGCCACCATGCTGGAGGGCAGCCCCAAGCCCAACGTGCTGCCCTCGCAGGCGCGCGCCGTCCTCAACGTCCGGCTCCTGCCGGGCGACAGCCTGGAGGACGTCCTCGCCCACGTGCATGACGTGGTGGACGACCCGCGCGTCGAGGTGGCCGCCGAGGGCGACGAGGCCTCACCGGTGTCGAGCCTGGACACGGAAGGATGGCGGCAGTTGCAGCGCAGCATCCGCCAGACGTTCCCGGATGTGCTGGTGGGGCCCTTCCTCACCGTGGCGGCCACCGATGCGCGCTACTTCCACTCCCTGAGCGACAGCGTGTACCGCTTCGTCCCGGTGCGGCTGACGCGCGAGGACCTGGCGCGCATGCACGGCCGCGACGAGCGCCTCTCCGTTGAAGAGCACGCCGCCGCCATCCGCTTCTATGCGCAGTACCTGCGCAACACCACGCGCTAG
- a CDS encoding GNAT family N-acetyltransferase encodes MLVPDAGELAQSEDYFRSAHHLRAERVTHTLVIEDGEGHTQRVPLIVRPIEGTPYRDAISPYGFPGAAQNGLQEVAKEAVDWTETGLVSIFVRDRVSGPRCFAGGTERNEVFFIDPRLPVEFREMHYRHIRRNLRLGFVSTAREAREVPREEREGFQVAYRQTMVREGASARYFFSDTYFEELFASPSAWLVTTHAPEGGVASSALCVRSDGMLHYYLGGTMDAHLPRSPAKNVFGTLAELCTRLGVPLHLGGGVKPGDSLEQFKRSLSNASSRLHTHELICEPELYALLSEGHAGGDFFPAYRAPRH; translated from the coding sequence GTGCTCGTGCCTGACGCGGGGGAGCTGGCGCAGTCGGAGGACTACTTCCGTTCCGCGCACCACCTGCGGGCCGAACGGGTGACGCATACCCTGGTCATCGAGGACGGCGAAGGGCATACGCAGCGCGTGCCCCTCATCGTGCGGCCCATCGAGGGAACGCCGTACCGCGACGCCATCTCCCCGTATGGGTTTCCTGGAGCCGCGCAGAACGGACTCCAGGAGGTGGCGAAGGAGGCGGTGGACTGGACGGAGACGGGGCTCGTCAGCATCTTCGTGCGCGACCGGGTCTCGGGCCCCCGTTGCTTCGCGGGCGGCACGGAGCGCAACGAGGTGTTCTTCATCGACCCGCGCCTGCCGGTCGAGTTCCGGGAGATGCATTACCGCCACATCCGGCGCAACCTCCGGCTGGGCTTCGTGAGCACCGCGCGGGAGGCGCGCGAGGTGCCGCGCGAGGAGCGGGAGGGCTTCCAGGTGGCCTACCGGCAGACCATGGTCCGCGAAGGGGCCAGCGCCCGGTACTTCTTCTCCGACACCTACTTCGAGGAGCTGTTCGCATCCCCCAGCGCCTGGCTGGTGACGACGCATGCGCCGGAGGGTGGGGTGGCCTCCTCCGCGCTGTGCGTCCGCAGCGACGGCATGCTGCACTACTACCTGGGCGGGACGATGGACGCGCACCTGCCGCGCTCGCCGGCGAAGAATGTCTTTGGGACATTGGCCGAGCTCTGCACGCGGCTGGGGGTTCCGCTCCATCTGGGCGGGGGCGTGAAGCCCGGTGACAGCCTGGAGCAGTTCAAGCGGAGCCTCTCCAACGCCAGCTCCCGGCTCCATACGCACGAGCTCATCTGCGAACCGGAGCTGTATGCGCTCCTGTCGGAGGGCCACGCAGGCGGCGACTTCTTCCCGGCCTACCGCGCGCCACGCCACTGA
- a CDS encoding acyltransferase family protein, which yields MPRSPATPETNPPRLVELDALRGIAALAVALYHFTAEYSDLYGHSVPLWEMRFGKYGVQLFFAISGFVILMSLERIERVRDFVWSRAARLYPSYWTAVALTFTVVTLFGLPEREFSFQTALVNLTMVHELLRVPHVDTVYWTLTIELSFYVLMFALAYTRTLPRIIPIFIVLVTLQTVAELAAQSLGMTFLARLASRPHLQYFALGVLAFKQGRGEVSGPSALALVGVSLAHEVLVGSEAPAPVFGVVLGITSALSRGWLRWLTWRPLLFMGFISYPFYLVHQNIGYVLIRRLEAAGWRPEAAIAVAFAVGFLLAVFITYRVEQPALRGFRQWRRKTQARTAVPPHIA from the coding sequence ATGCCCCGCTCCCCCGCCACTCCGGAGACGAATCCCCCGCGCCTGGTGGAACTGGATGCGCTCCGGGGGATCGCGGCGCTGGCGGTCGCGCTGTATCACTTCACCGCGGAGTACAGCGACCTCTACGGGCACTCCGTCCCGCTCTGGGAGATGCGCTTCGGGAAGTACGGCGTCCAGCTCTTCTTCGCCATCAGCGGCTTCGTCATCCTGATGTCGCTGGAGCGCATCGAGCGCGTCCGGGACTTCGTGTGGAGCCGCGCGGCCCGGCTCTACCCGTCCTACTGGACGGCCGTCGCGCTCACCTTCACGGTGGTGACGCTGTTCGGGCTGCCGGAGCGTGAGTTCAGCTTCCAGACGGCCCTGGTCAACCTGACCATGGTCCACGAGCTGCTTCGCGTCCCGCACGTCGACACCGTGTACTGGACGTTGACCATCGAGCTGTCCTTCTACGTCTTGATGTTCGCGCTCGCGTACACGCGGACGCTCCCGCGGATCATCCCCATCTTCATCGTGCTCGTCACGCTGCAGACCGTGGCGGAGCTGGCCGCGCAGTCGCTGGGGATGACCTTCCTCGCCAGGCTCGCGAGCCGGCCGCACCTGCAATACTTCGCGCTGGGCGTGCTGGCCTTCAAGCAGGGCCGCGGTGAGGTCTCCGGTCCTTCCGCGCTGGCGCTCGTGGGTGTCAGCCTGGCGCACGAGGTGCTCGTCGGGAGCGAGGCTCCTGCCCCCGTGTTCGGGGTGGTGCTGGGCATCACCTCTGCGTTGTCCCGGGGCTGGCTGCGCTGGCTCACCTGGCGCCCGCTGCTCTTCATGGGGTTCATCTCCTATCCGTTCTACCTGGTCCACCAGAACATCGGTTACGTCCTCATCCGGCGGCTCGAGGCCGCGGGCTGGCGTCCGGAGGCGGCCATCGCGGTCGCGTTCGCGGTCGGGTTCCTGCTGGCTGTCTTCATCACCTACCGCGTCGAGCAGCCCGCGCTGCGCGGCTTCCGGCAGTGGCGACGGAAGACCCAGGCTCGCACGGCGGTCCCACCCCACATCGCATGA
- a CDS encoding GNAT family N-acetyltransferase, which yields MMNHTEASRLTSSGLKPCRAVLVPDEGMSALSDDYFRSAYHLRAEGVTHTLAIEDGEGRALRVPLIVRPIEGTPYRDAISPYGYPGGRLDGLSEVPKDAVDWEDTGLVSLFVRDRVVGPRCFAGGTERNEVFFIDPRLPIEFQPEARRQMRRNTRLGFVSTCCPVREASHEEREGFKDVYRQTMIRDGAQSRYFFSDAYFEQLFASPNAWLATTRAPDGRIASSGIGVRSDGVLHYYLGGTADADLGRSPAKNTVFGALVELTTQLGLPFHLGGGVKPGDGLEQFKRSFSNASSHLCTHELICEPGVYARLSGNSSGTGYFPAYRAPRS from the coding sequence ATGATGAACCACACCGAAGCCTCGCGGCTCACGTCGTCCGGTCTGAAGCCCTGCCGTGCCGTCCTGGTGCCGGATGAGGGAATGTCCGCCCTGTCGGATGACTACTTCCGCTCCGCGTATCACCTGCGGGCGGAAGGGGTGACGCACACGCTGGCCATCGAGGACGGCGAGGGTCGCGCGCTGCGGGTGCCGCTCATCGTGAGGCCCATCGAGGGAACGCCGTACCGCGACGCCATCTCCCCGTACGGGTATCCCGGCGGGAGGTTGGATGGGCTGAGCGAGGTGCCCAAGGACGCGGTGGACTGGGAGGACACGGGCCTGGTCAGCCTCTTCGTGCGCGACCGCGTCGTGGGTCCCCGCTGCTTCGCGGGCGGCACGGAGCGCAACGAGGTGTTCTTCATCGACCCGCGTCTGCCCATCGAGTTCCAACCGGAGGCCCGCCGGCAGATGCGGCGCAACACCCGGCTGGGCTTCGTGAGCACCTGCTGCCCGGTGCGCGAGGCGTCACACGAGGAGCGGGAGGGCTTCAAGGACGTCTACCGGCAGACCATGATCCGCGACGGAGCGCAGTCCCGGTACTTCTTCTCCGACGCCTACTTCGAGCAGTTGTTCGCCTCGCCGAACGCCTGGCTCGCGACGACGCGCGCACCGGACGGCCGCATCGCCTCCTCGGGGATCGGCGTCCGCAGCGACGGCGTGCTGCACTACTACCTGGGCGGGACGGCGGACGCGGACCTGGGGCGCTCGCCGGCCAAGAACACCGTCTTCGGGGCGCTGGTGGAACTCACCACGCAGCTGGGACTGCCGTTCCACCTGGGCGGCGGCGTGAAGCCCGGGGACGGGCTGGAGCAGTTCAAGCGAAGCTTCTCCAACGCCAGCTCGCACCTGTGCACCCACGAGCTCATCTGCGAGCCCGGGGTATACGCGCGCCTCTCCGGCAACAGCAGCGGCACGGGCTACTTCCCGGCCTACCGCGCGCCGAGGAGCTGA
- a CDS encoding LysR family transcriptional regulator: protein MRLTQLETFRTVARTLNFRRAAERLHYAQSSVTEQVQGLESDLGVTLFDRTGRKLRLTEAGARLLTYADQLLSLAEEARVAVTGQAVTPSGPLTLRAPETLCARRLPPLLTAFHARHPQVRLTVQPSGRADVRRGLQEAEIDLGLFLGRVPPGLDVACEEVAQEPLSLVAPPGHALAGRPGVTARELAACGFISTQTGCAYREIFESAWAEAGPLPQVVAEVGSVAAVARCVASGMGLAVLPEVAVMDELARGDVVALRWDALPRASVWMAWNAQRLSPAAAAFLRMTRESRAERR, encoded by the coding sequence ATGCGACTCACGCAACTGGAGACGTTCCGCACCGTGGCGCGCACGCTCAACTTCCGGCGCGCGGCGGAGCGGCTGCACTACGCCCAGTCCAGCGTGACCGAGCAGGTGCAGGGCCTGGAGTCCGACCTGGGCGTGACCCTCTTCGACCGGACGGGACGCAAGCTCCGCCTCACCGAGGCCGGCGCGCGGCTGCTGACCTACGCGGATCAGCTGCTGTCGCTCGCGGAGGAGGCCCGCGTCGCCGTCACGGGACAGGCCGTGACGCCCTCCGGCCCGCTGACGCTCCGCGCGCCGGAGACGCTGTGCGCGCGACGGCTGCCGCCTTTGCTGACGGCCTTCCACGCACGCCATCCCCAGGTGCGGCTGACGGTGCAGCCCTCGGGCCGGGCCGACGTGCGCCGGGGCCTGCAGGAGGCGGAGATCGACCTCGGCCTCTTCCTGGGCCGCGTACCGCCCGGGCTCGACGTCGCGTGCGAGGAGGTTGCCCAGGAGCCCCTGTCGCTCGTGGCGCCGCCGGGCCATGCGCTGGCCGGACGTCCGGGCGTGACGGCCCGGGAGCTGGCGGCCTGCGGCTTCATCTCCACGCAGACGGGGTGCGCGTACCGCGAGATCTTCGAGAGCGCCTGGGCGGAGGCGGGCCCCCTGCCCCAGGTCGTCGCGGAGGTCGGCAGCGTGGCGGCGGTGGCCCGGTGTGTCGCCTCGGGGATGGGGCTCGCGGTGCTGCCCGAGGTGGCGGTGATGGACGAACTCGCGCGTGGCGACGTCGTGGCGCTGCGCTGGGACGCCCTGCCCCGCGCAAGCGTCTGGATGGCCTGGAACGCCCAACGGTTGTCGCCAGCCGCAGCGGCCTTCCTGCGCATGACCCGCGAATCACGCGCCGAGAGGCGTTGA
- a CDS encoding SDR family oxidoreductase codes for MTPVDPKAVVPKKVLVVGGSSGIGRGVARAVLQRGGRVAVVGRSREKLDAAVADLGAGSDRLEAHVADVTDEPEVERLFDAVGPLGHLVTTVADVTYQPVRELDVTAARRTLDSKLLSSLLLAKHAARRMEAGGSLTLTSGIAAHRPAARGAVVAAVNGALEALARALAIELAPLRVNAVSPGWVDTPIWERVAGAAKKERLEAMAQRLPVGRVGQPDDIAQAVCFLMENGFTTGSVLHVDGGHRLV; via the coding sequence ATGACACCTGTGGATCCGAAAGCCGTCGTTCCAAAGAAGGTCCTCGTCGTGGGGGGCAGCTCCGGCATCGGGCGGGGCGTGGCCCGCGCGGTGCTCCAGCGAGGAGGGCGGGTGGCCGTCGTGGGACGCTCACGGGAGAAGCTCGACGCCGCCGTGGCGGACCTCGGTGCCGGGAGCGACCGCCTGGAGGCCCATGTCGCGGACGTCACCGACGAGCCGGAGGTGGAGCGGCTCTTCGACGCGGTGGGCCCGCTCGGTCACCTGGTCACCACCGTGGCGGACGTGACGTATCAGCCCGTGCGGGAGCTGGACGTCACCGCCGCGCGGCGCACCCTCGACTCGAAGTTGCTGAGCTCGCTGCTCCTGGCCAAGCACGCGGCGCGCCGGATGGAGGCGGGCGGCTCGCTGACGTTGACGTCGGGCATCGCGGCGCACCGTCCGGCGGCCCGGGGCGCGGTGGTCGCCGCGGTCAACGGCGCGCTGGAGGCCCTGGCACGCGCGCTCGCCATCGAGCTGGCGCCCCTCCGCGTCAACGCCGTCTCTCCGGGCTGGGTGGACACGCCCATCTGGGAGCGCGTCGCGGGAGCCGCGAAGAAGGAGCGGCTGGAGGCGATGGCCCAGCGATTGCCCGTGGGCCGCGTGGGACAGCCGGACGACATCGCCCAGGCCGTGTGCTTCCTGATGGAGAACGGCTTCACCACCGGCTCCGTGCTGCACGTGGACGGAGGGCACCGGCTCGTCTGA